The following are encoded in a window of Megalobrama amblycephala isolate DHTTF-2021 linkage group LG19, ASM1881202v1, whole genome shotgun sequence genomic DNA:
- the si:ch211-216l23.2 gene encoding nuclear receptor coactivator 5, giving the protein MSSWAQKAGGRRPPLKGGSVPTPLFRRPPYPMREDRKDDLPQSESFESLEERTDYSGTADYEHSPHQSSAVSPEEYEASVQRTAIYEKFFQQLLGDGARQPADCVVLSVNNQNVDYPKSIGQCLQERGLSVEMLYLQVESGLTRALQDVRSDGSPLCILVEQTNVTLSSCTVIIFSESLKIHRNMPKEQAMEFVLVEFGRLSGSRRVLDPTEAAARAAELTEDYLERGKLERHTVPSATRHLLFLLAEGLHLYPEELSTLTEYLQNRQDHLQVSSAEVESEVAPMINSLPPGLGKPPPLLPAGSGPPPREQTNPPSGSGDAPPGHHMGLQGSYPKTKPPPLLSMHNLKPPSHRPTAPHSLLPSRAPSVSHGPSFSPQPSRGPAPTHSLDKPQPLLGPAPTHRPSPTRAPLLDTPPLGFQSSRGLLQHPGSHGLLKTPLLCGPPPQNGPRGPRVPPPSLRSLHMGASTGPRPPRRLLP; this is encoded by the exons ATGTCGTCGTGGGCGCAGAAAGCTGGGGGCAGAAGACCACCACTAAAAGGAGGAAG TGTCCCAACACCCCTTTTTCGAAGACCACCATATCCAATGAGGGAGGACAGAAAAGATGACCTTCCTCAATCTGAGAG TTTTGAAAGCTTAGAAGAACGGACTGACTACTCGGGCACGGCCGACTATGAGCATTCACCACATCAGTCATCTG CTGTTTCACCTGAGGAGTATGAGGCATCAGTTCAGCGCACTGCCATATACGAGAAGTTCTTCCAGCAGCTACTTGGAGATGGTGCTAGACAGCCTGCAGACTGTGTTGTCCTGTCGGTGAACAACCAGAATGT GGATTACCCCAAATCGATAGGCCAGTGTTTGCAGGAACGTGGCCTCTCGGTGGAAATGCTTTACCTGCAGGTGGAATCAGGCCTGACCCGGGCCCTCCAAGATGTCCGCTCCGACGGTTCCCCCTTATGTATTCTCGTCGAGCAGACTAATGTAACACTCTCCTCGTGCACAGTAATCATATTTTCAGAGTCCCTCAAAA TTCATCGAAACATGCCCAAAGAACAGGCCATGGAGTTTGTGTTGGTGGAGTTTGGGCGCTTGAGCGGTTCGCGGCGGGTGCTGGACCCCACGGAGGCAGCGGCACGGGCGGCTGAGCTGACGGAGGACTACCTGGAGCGTGGCAAGCTGGAGCGCCACACTGTTCCCTCTGCCACCCGCCACCTGCTCTTTCTCCTGGCCGAAGGTTTGCACCTGTACCCAGAGGAGCTCAGCACACTGACGGAGTATCTTCAAAACCGCCAGGACCATCTGCAAG TATCTTCCGCTGAAGTTGAGAGTGAGGTTGCTCCCATGATAAACAGCCTGCCTCCAGGGTTAGGAAAGCCTCCACCACTTCTGCCTGCTGGTTCTGGACCACCACCAAGAGAGCAGACGAACCCACCCTCAGGGTCAGGAGATGCACCCCCAGGCCATCACATGGGATTGCAAG GCTCATATCCTAAGACGAAACCACCTCCTTTGCTTTCAATGCATAACCTAAAGCCACCTTCTCACAGACCAACTGCCCCCCATAGTCTTTTACCCTCTCGGGCCCCTTCAGTCTCTCATGGTCCTTCATTTAGTCCTCAGCCATCTAGGGGGCCAGCACCCACTCACAGTCTTGATAAGCCACAACCTCTCTTAGGTCCAGCACCTACTCACAGGCCATCTCCCACCCGTGCCCCTTTGCTTGACACACCGCCTCTTGGTTTCCAGTCCTCTCGAGGACTATTGCAGCACCCGGGCTCTCATGGATTGCTAAAGACACCACTTCTTTGTGGACCCCCACCGCAGAATGGACCCCGTGGTCCTAGAGTACCACCACCTTCACTCAGGAGCCTTCATATGGGAGCCTCAACAG GGCCACGGCCGCCACGACGCCTGCtcccttga
- the rspry1 gene encoding RING finger and SPRY domain-containing protein 1, which translates to MIVATWIAFCASRSLVRVLRLTVEQLQSVQFWPSLSSGGAMGNSCVCREDSDVEEGSAPRRQLRRVDNSVSDPPEARGSRPRDPVRPPRRGRGPHEPRRKKQNVDGLVLDTLAVIRTLVDNDQEPPYSMITLHEMAETDDGWLEVVQSLIRVIPLDDPLGPAVITLLLDECPLPTKDALQKLSDMLNLSAAVARQDALIPAKHRNTTAVLGCLAEKLAGPASIALLSPGTLEYLLESLSSEAHPTVMLFALIALEKFSQTSENKLTVSESCISDRLSVLESWADHPDYLKRQVGFCAQWSLDNLFIKEGRQFTYEKVNLNNINAMLNSNDVSEYLKISPTGLEARCDASSFESVRCTFCVDSGVWYYEVTVITSGVMQIGWATKDSKFLNHEGYGIGDDEYSCAYDGCRQLIWYNARSKPHSHPCWKEGDAIGFLLDLSKKQMIFYLNGHQLPPEKQVFSSATSGFFAAASFMSYQQCEFNFGAKPFRHPPSIKFNTFNEFASLASDEKIILPRHRRLALLKQVSIRDNCCTLCCDQMADTELRPCLHSGICMECALQLETCPLCRQDIQTRVRLISHVS; encoded by the exons ATGATAGTAGCCACCTGGATTGCATTCTGTGCCAGCAGGAGCCTCGTGCGGGTTCTACGACTCACCGTAGAACAGCTGCAGTCAGTGCAGTTTTGGCCCAGCCTCTCATCCGGTGGAGCCATGGGGAACAGCTGCGTGTGCAGAGAGGACAGTGATGTGGAGGAGGGATCAGCCCCTCGCAGGCAGCTCAGGCGAGTGGATAACTCTGTGTCTGATCCCCCAGAGGCCAGAGGCAGCCGTCCCAGGGACCCTGTTCGACCGCCCCGGCGAGGTCGAGGACCGCACGAGCCACGTCGGAAAAAACAAAACGTGGACGGTTTGGTACTGGACACGCTGGCCGTCATCAGGACTCTTGTTGACAA tGACCAAGAGCCGCCGTACTCCATGATCACACTGCATGAGATGGCAGAGACAG ATGATGGCTGGTTGGAAGTGGTGCAGTCTTTAATTAGAGTAATCCCTCTGGATGACCCACTAGGACCGGCCGTAATAACCCTGCTACTGGATGAATGCCCTTTGCCCACCAAA GATGCTCTGCAGAAGTTGTCGGACATGTTGAATCTGAGTGCTGCTGTGGCCCGTCAGGATGCCCTCATCCCAGCCAAACACCGCAACACCACAGCAGTCCTGGGCTGTCTGGCTGAGAAACTGGCTG GTCCAGCGAGCATTGCGCTCCTCAGCCCTGGAACTCTGGAGTACTTACTCGAGAGTTTG AGTTCTGAAGCCCATCCCACTGTCATGCTGTTTGCTCTCATCGCTTTAGAGAAGTTCTCTCAAACCA GTGAGAACAAGTTAACAGTGTCGGAATCATGTATCAGTGACCGTTTGTCTGTTCTGGAGTCCTGGGCAGATCATCCAGACTACCTAAAGCGTCAAGTGGGCTTCTGTGCCCAGTGGAGTCTTGATAACCTCT TTATTAAAGAGGGGCGGCAGTTTACCTATGAGAAGGTCAACTTAAACAACATCAATGCCATGCTTAACAGTAATGACGTCAGTGAATATCTCAAGATCTCTCCTACTGGACTTGAG GCACGTTGTGATGCGTCATCATTTGAAAGCGTCCGCTGCACGTTCTGTGTGGATTCGGGGGTTTGGTACTATGAGGTCACAGTCATCACCTCTGGCGTCATGCAAATTGGCTGGGCAACCAAGGACAGCAAGTTTCTCAACCAT GAGGGTTATGGGATTGGAGATGATGAGTACTCGTGTGCGTACGATGGCTGCAGGCAGCTGATCTGGTACAACGCTCgcagtaaacctcactcccaccCCTGCTGGAAAGAAG GTGATGCCATAGGCTTCCTGCTGGACCTCAGCAAGAAGCAGATGATTTTCTATCTAAACGGACACCAGCTGCCTCCTGAGAAGCAGGTGTTCTCCTCCGCCAC GTCTGGCTTTTTCGCTGCAGCCAGTTTCATGTCCTACCAACAGTGTGAGTTCAACTTCGGAGCCAAGCCCTTCCGCCATCCCCCCTCCATCAAATTCAACACATTTAATGAGTTTGCCTCGCTCGCATCAGACGAGAAAATCATTCTGCCCAG ACACAGGCGCCTGGCTTTGCTCAAGCAGGTTAGCATCAGAGATAACTGCTGCACCCTCTGCTGTGACCAGATGGCAGACACTGAACTGAGACCCTGTTTGCACAG TGGGATTTGTATGGAGTGTGCCTTACAGCTGGAAACGTGCCCACTGTGTCGCCAAGACATCCAGACACGAGTCAGACTCATTTCCCACGTGTCCTGA